One genomic segment of Streptomyces sp. NBC_00239 includes these proteins:
- a CDS encoding pyridoxal phosphate-dependent decarboxylase family protein: MTAPPGQHPHPHPLPPLAGGTAGPAALRPLLATVLDALGTGARDRNGPLPPGGPGSVTARLTTTLGDVFPAHGTGDDEALRTLVRALAAGAADPADPRCLAHLHCPPLAVAAAADLAASALNPSLDSWDQAPAASALEALVTRTLARHLYDTPDTPDTPTPGSPVPGSPVPGTSHARTLDPRSPAPHIPDPGTANARTANARTADPRTPDPDALVTTGGTEANQLALLLARERHGPVRLVHGANAHHSLPRAAWLLGLPTPLTLPTPDGTLHPDTLDRALTDHPGPTLVAATAGTTDAGLIDPLADLAAVCAAHRTELHIDAAYGGLLAFSPRHRPLLNGLQHAHSITLDLHKLGWQPAAAGLLAVPDRHLLAPLHHQADYLNAEDDTDAGLPDLLGRSLRTTRRPDILKIAATLRSLGRDGLAALIDRTCATAHRLAELLDNHPHFEIHAPPTISTVLFRPTHLPDTRIAALRRTLLHDGHAVLGRATADGRLWLKATLLNPHTTTRDLHDLVKLLEGSIR; this comes from the coding sequence ATGACAGCCCCGCCCGGCCAGCACCCCCACCCACACCCCCTTCCGCCGCTCGCCGGCGGAACCGCCGGCCCCGCCGCCCTGCGCCCGCTCCTCGCCACCGTCCTCGACGCCCTCGGCACCGGCGCCCGCGACCGCAACGGCCCCCTGCCCCCCGGCGGCCCCGGCTCCGTCACCGCCCGCCTCACCACCACCCTCGGCGACGTGTTCCCCGCACACGGCACCGGCGACGACGAAGCCCTCCGCACCCTCGTCCGCGCCCTCGCCGCAGGCGCCGCCGACCCCGCGGACCCCCGCTGCCTCGCCCACCTGCACTGCCCGCCGCTCGCCGTCGCGGCCGCCGCCGACCTCGCCGCCTCCGCCCTCAACCCCTCGCTGGACTCCTGGGACCAGGCCCCCGCCGCCTCCGCCCTCGAAGCCCTCGTCACCCGCACCCTCGCCCGCCACCTCTACGACACCCCCGACACCCCCGACACCCCCACGCCCGGCAGTCCTGTCCCGGGCAGCCCAGTCCCCGGCACCTCCCACGCCCGCACCCTCGACCCCCGCAGCCCCGCCCCCCACATTCCTGACCCCGGCACCGCCAACGCCCGCACCGCCAACGCCCGCACCGCCGACCCCCGCACCCCCGACCCCGACGCCCTCGTCACCACCGGCGGCACCGAAGCCAACCAGCTCGCCCTGCTCCTCGCCCGCGAACGCCACGGCCCCGTCCGCCTCGTCCACGGCGCCAACGCCCACCACTCCCTGCCCCGCGCAGCCTGGCTCCTCGGCCTCCCCACCCCCCTCACCCTCCCCACCCCCGACGGCACCCTCCACCCCGACACCCTCGACCGCGCCCTCACCGACCACCCCGGCCCCACCCTCGTCGCCGCCACCGCCGGCACCACCGACGCCGGCCTCATCGACCCCCTCGCCGACCTCGCCGCCGTCTGCGCCGCCCACCGCACCGAACTCCACATCGACGCCGCCTACGGCGGCCTCCTCGCCTTCAGCCCCCGCCACCGCCCCCTACTCAACGGCCTCCAACACGCCCACTCCATCACCCTCGACCTGCACAAACTCGGCTGGCAACCCGCCGCCGCCGGCCTCCTCGCCGTCCCCGACCGGCACCTCCTCGCCCCCCTCCACCACCAGGCCGACTACCTCAACGCCGAAGACGACACCGACGCCGGCCTCCCCGACCTCCTCGGCCGCTCCCTGCGCACCACCCGCCGCCCCGACATCCTCAAAATCGCCGCCACCCTCCGCTCCCTCGGCCGAGACGGCCTCGCCGCCCTCATCGACCGCACCTGCGCCACCGCCCACCGGCTCGCCGAACTCCTCGACAACCACCCCCACTTCGAAATCCACGCACCACCCACCATCAGCACCGTCCTCTTCCGCCCCACCCACCTCCCCGACACCCGCATCGCCGCACTCCGCCGCACCCTCCTCCACGACGGCCACGCCGTCCTCGGCCGCGCCACCGCCGACGGCCGCCTCTGGCTCAAAGCCACCCTCCTCAACCCCCACACCACCACGAGGGACCTCCACGACCTCGTGAAACTCCTGGAAGGCAGCATCCGATGA
- a CDS encoding lysine N(6)-hydroxylase/L-ornithine N(5)-oxygenase family protein codes for MTTQLDTPHDLVGIGIGPFNLSLAALAHGLPHGPHDGGPATAFYDQRPEFRWHPGLLIEGATLQVPFLADLVTLADPASPWSFLRYLRHKERLFPFYFAEQLHIHRAEYDAYCRWVAGNLPGLHFGHQVDAVRWNPERALFEVDFTQLDPDGEAEALGRTYTRNLALGIGTAPYVPEPLKPLADAPTVPVFHSSDYLDHRERILAADHVTVIGSGQSGAEVFLDLLRARPAGRERLTWLARTPSFAPMEYSKLGLEHFTPDYTRYFHALPENVRDRLVPAQWQLHKGIDAATIAAIHEELYRRTLNGGWPDTVLTPGVSVRTAGRVATTKVELHLEHTEQGTRSRITTDAVVLATGYRERPLSSLLAGLDPYIRKDSAGRPRIDDRYRMHLDPTVTGTVFVQNGERHTHGVGAPDLGLAAWRSATILNTLTGKEPYPLPDRTAFTRFGLHEREQPRTRIPGQLLPLVEHP; via the coding sequence ATGACCACCCAACTCGACACCCCCCACGACCTCGTGGGCATCGGCATCGGCCCCTTCAACCTCTCCCTGGCCGCCCTCGCCCACGGCCTTCCCCACGGCCCCCACGACGGCGGCCCCGCCACCGCCTTCTACGACCAACGCCCCGAATTCCGCTGGCACCCCGGACTCCTCATCGAAGGAGCCACCCTCCAAGTGCCCTTCCTCGCCGACCTCGTCACCCTCGCCGACCCCGCCAGCCCCTGGTCGTTCCTGCGCTACCTCCGGCACAAGGAACGCCTCTTCCCCTTCTACTTCGCCGAGCAGCTCCACATCCACCGCGCCGAATACGACGCCTACTGCCGCTGGGTCGCCGGCAACCTCCCCGGCCTCCACTTCGGCCACCAGGTCGACGCCGTCCGCTGGAACCCCGAACGCGCCCTCTTCGAAGTCGACTTCACCCAACTCGACCCCGACGGCGAAGCCGAAGCGCTCGGCCGCACCTACACCCGCAACCTCGCCCTCGGCATCGGCACCGCCCCCTACGTCCCCGAACCCCTCAAACCCCTCGCCGACGCCCCCACCGTCCCCGTCTTCCACTCCAGCGACTACCTCGACCACCGCGAACGCATCCTCGCCGCCGACCACGTCACCGTCATCGGATCAGGCCAGTCCGGAGCCGAAGTCTTCCTCGACCTCCTCCGCGCCCGCCCCGCCGGCCGCGAACGCCTCACCTGGCTCGCCCGCACCCCCTCCTTCGCCCCCATGGAGTACTCCAAGCTCGGCCTCGAACACTTCACCCCCGACTACACCCGCTACTTCCACGCCCTCCCCGAAAACGTCCGCGACCGCCTCGTCCCCGCCCAATGGCAACTCCACAAGGGCATCGACGCCGCCACCATCGCCGCCATCCACGAAGAGCTCTACCGCCGCACCCTCAACGGCGGCTGGCCCGACACCGTCCTCACCCCCGGCGTCAGCGTCCGCACCGCCGGCCGCGTCGCCACCACCAAAGTCGAACTCCACCTCGAACACACCGAACAAGGCACCCGCTCCCGCATCACCACCGACGCCGTCGTCCTCGCCACCGGCTACCGCGAACGCCCCCTCAGCAGCCTCCTCGCCGGACTCGACCCCTACATCCGCAAGGACTCCGCCGGCCGCCCCCGCATCGACGACCGCTACCGCATGCACCTCGACCCCACCGTCACCGGCACCGTCTTCGTCCAGAACGGCGAACGCCACACCCACGGCGTGGGCGCCCCCGACCTCGGCCTCGCCGCCTGGCGCAGCGCCACCATCCTCAACACCCTCACCGGCAAAGAGCCCTACCCCCTCCCCGACCGCACCGCCTTCACCCGCTTCGGCCTACACGAACGGGAGCAGCCCCGGACCCGCATCCCCGGACAACTGCTCCCGCTCGTCGAACACCCCTGA
- a CDS encoding bifunctional metallophosphatase/5'-nucleotidase → MPFDRRTFLGTSAATGAAVAVGGAVAAPAAAASGGRRPHPRPRTYAFTVMGTTDLHGNVFNWDYFTDKEFDDKAHNDVGLAKISTLVDRVRAEKGRGNTLLIDAGDTIQGTQLSYYYAKVDPITARRGPVHPMAQAMNAIGYDAAALGNHEFNYGIPVLRKFEEQCDFPLLGANALDARTLRPAFAPYSMHRLCTPHGPDVKVAVLGLTNPGIAIWDKQNVQGKMTFPGLEEQAAKYVPRLRSMGADVVIVSAHSGSSGTSSYGDQLPYIENAAALVAEQVPGIDAILVGHAHTEIPEYRVANKTTGKEVVLSEPLKWGQRLTLFDFELSFARGRWSVDKVSAKVLNSNTVAEDPKITGLLSDEHRKVVAYVNQVIGTSTAAMVSAEGPVKDVPIIDLINHVQADTVKSALAGTEWAALPVLSQASCFSRTASIPAGQVTIRDAAGLYPFENTLEARLMTGAQLKDYLEYSVRYFVQTAPGAPVDPAALTNAEGIPDYNYDALYGLSYDIDIAQPKGSRIVGLSFAGKPLDPAAQFVLAVNNYRASGGGNFPHVPQARQLWANSDEIRNTIIGWVKAKGTIDPAQFASVDWRLTRAGVPVF, encoded by the coding sequence ATGCCGTTCGATCGTCGGACGTTTCTGGGTACGTCGGCTGCTACGGGTGCTGCGGTGGCGGTGGGTGGGGCGGTGGCGGCTCCGGCTGCGGCTGCTTCCGGTGGGCGGCGGCCGCATCCGCGTCCGCGGACGTACGCGTTCACGGTGATGGGGACGACGGACCTGCACGGGAATGTCTTCAACTGGGATTACTTCACGGACAAGGAGTTCGACGACAAGGCGCACAACGATGTGGGTCTGGCGAAGATCTCGACGCTGGTGGATCGGGTGCGTGCGGAGAAGGGGCGTGGGAACACGCTGCTGATCGATGCGGGTGACACGATCCAGGGGACGCAGCTGTCGTATTACTACGCGAAGGTGGATCCGATCACGGCGCGGCGTGGTCCGGTGCATCCGATGGCGCAGGCGATGAATGCGATCGGGTATGACGCGGCGGCGTTGGGGAATCACGAGTTCAATTACGGGATTCCGGTGCTGCGGAAGTTCGAGGAGCAGTGTGATTTTCCGCTGCTTGGGGCGAATGCGTTGGATGCGCGGACGTTGCGGCCGGCGTTCGCTCCGTACAGCATGCACCGGTTGTGTACGCCGCACGGGCCTGATGTGAAGGTGGCGGTGCTGGGTCTGACGAATCCTGGTATTGCGATCTGGGACAAGCAGAACGTGCAGGGGAAGATGACGTTCCCCGGGTTGGAGGAGCAGGCGGCGAAGTATGTGCCGCGGCTTCGGTCGATGGGTGCGGATGTGGTGATCGTGTCGGCGCATTCGGGGTCGAGCGGTACGTCTTCGTACGGTGACCAGTTGCCGTACATCGAGAATGCGGCTGCGCTGGTGGCGGAGCAGGTGCCGGGGATCGACGCGATTCTGGTGGGGCACGCGCACACGGAGATTCCGGAGTACCGGGTGGCGAACAAGACGACGGGCAAGGAGGTCGTGTTGTCGGAGCCGTTGAAGTGGGGGCAGCGGCTGACGTTGTTCGACTTCGAGCTGTCGTTCGCGCGGGGCCGGTGGAGCGTGGACAAGGTGTCCGCGAAGGTTCTGAACTCGAACACGGTGGCTGAGGACCCGAAGATCACGGGGTTGCTGTCGGACGAGCACCGCAAGGTGGTGGCGTACGTGAATCAGGTGATCGGTACGTCGACGGCGGCGATGGTGTCGGCGGAGGGTCCGGTGAAGGACGTTCCGATCATCGATCTGATCAACCACGTGCAGGCGGACACGGTGAAGTCGGCGCTGGCGGGTACGGAGTGGGCGGCGCTGCCGGTGTTGTCGCAGGCGTCGTGCTTCTCGCGTACGGCGTCGATTCCGGCGGGTCAGGTGACGATTCGCGATGCGGCGGGTCTGTATCCGTTCGAGAACACGCTGGAGGCTCGTCTGATGACGGGTGCGCAGCTGAAGGACTACCTGGAGTATTCGGTCAGGTATTTCGTGCAGACGGCTCCGGGCGCGCCGGTGGATCCGGCTGCGCTGACGAATGCGGAAGGGATCCCGGATTACAATTACGATGCGCTGTACGGGCTGTCGTACGACATTGACATTGCGCAGCCGAAGGGTTCGCGGATCGTGGGTCTGTCGTTTGCGGGGAAGCCGTTGGATCCGGCGGCGCAGTTCGTGTTGGCGGTGAACAATTACCGGGCCTCGGGTGGCGGTAACTTCCCGCATGTTCCGCAGGCCCGGCAGTTGTGGGCGAATTCGGATGAGATACGCAACACGATCATCGGTTGGGTGAAGGCGAAGGGGACGATTGATCCGGCGCAGTTCGCGTCGGTGGACTGGCGTCTGACGCGGGCGGGTGTGCCGGTGTTCTAG
- a CDS encoding SIMPL domain-containing protein — translation MTQDPTPQPYGTPEVPRVAVRGEAHIEVDPEIARLGITISARGTDRRTALEDLTRRNTTVLDLVKSYGDAVEKLETGTFSITPELTRHGRAERIRAYHGRVHLTAELGDFTALGELTTRLADLELTSVDGPWWALRPDSPAHGDARRQAVLEAVQRAREYATALGAQLAALVELADLGAEDTQPFGRPGTAGTMRSMAFAADTETAPALDLEPQRQTVYASVNARFTMTPPRL, via the coding sequence ATGACCCAAGACCCCACACCCCAGCCCTACGGCACCCCCGAAGTACCCCGCGTCGCCGTCCGCGGCGAAGCCCACATCGAAGTCGACCCCGAAATCGCCCGCCTCGGCATCACCATCAGCGCCCGCGGCACCGACCGACGCACCGCCCTCGAAGACCTCACCCGCCGCAACACCACCGTCCTCGACCTCGTCAAAAGCTACGGCGACGCCGTCGAAAAACTCGAAACCGGCACCTTCTCCATCACCCCCGAACTCACCCGCCACGGCCGCGCCGAACGCATCCGCGCCTACCACGGCCGCGTCCACCTCACCGCAGAACTCGGCGACTTCACCGCCCTCGGCGAACTCACCACCCGTCTCGCCGACCTCGAACTCACCAGCGTCGACGGACCCTGGTGGGCCCTGCGCCCCGACTCACCCGCCCACGGCGACGCCCGCCGCCAAGCCGTACTCGAAGCCGTCCAACGCGCCCGCGAATACGCCACCGCCCTCGGCGCCCAACTCGCCGCCCTCGTCGAACTCGCCGACCTCGGCGCCGAAGACACTCAACCCTTCGGCCGCCCCGGCACCGCCGGCACCATGCGCTCCATGGCCTTCGCCGCCGACACCGAAACCGCCCCCGCCCTCGACCTCGAACCCCAACGCCAAACCGTCTACGCCTCCGTCAACGCCCGCTTCACCATGACCCCACCGCGCCTCTGA